From a single Lolium rigidum isolate FL_2022 chromosome 7, APGP_CSIRO_Lrig_0.1, whole genome shotgun sequence genomic region:
- the LOC124675322 gene encoding photosynthetic NDH subunit of lumenal location 3, chloroplastic-like, protein MATTYLSSLQAAATITSGGGASPRPRPRVVTCHASESSGRRSACLGLGLAAAGMLRTAPARAADTDEEPEPANNGWWLTEFPLPVPKIRNKEINNGETGTRSFIKNGIYIADIGPSFAAHAYRLRSSAFDLLALEDLLGKEASNYVNKYLRLKATFIYYDFDKLITAADADAKPALLDLANRLFDSFERLQAAVTTKDDADIGSRYADTKLILQEVMTRMA, encoded by the exons ATGGCCACCACCTACCTCTCAAGCCTCCaggccgccgccaccatcaccagcggcggcggcgcgtcaccaaggccaaggccaagagtGGTGACATGCCACGCCTCCGAGTCGTCGGGCAGGCGATCAGCCTGCCTGGGCCttggcctcgccgccgccggcatgcTCCGCACTGCACCCGCCCGCGCCGCGGACACCGACgaggagccggagccggccaacaaCGGCTGGTGGCTCACCGAGTTCCCCTTGCCGGTGCCCAAGATCCGAAACA AGGAGATCAACAACGGCGAGACGGGCACACGATCCTTCATAAAGAACGGCATCTACATTGCGGACATCGGGCCGAGCTTCGCGGCGCACGCGTACCGGCTACGCAGCTCCGCCTTCGACCTCCTGGCGCTTGAGGACCTGCTCGGCAAGGAGGCCTCCAACTACGTCAACAAGTACCTCCGGCTCAAGGCCACCTTCATATACTACGACTTCGACAAGCTCATCACTGCGGCCGACGCTGATGCCAAGCCAGCGCTCCTCGACCTCGCCAACCGCCTCTTCGACAGCTTCGAGAGGCTGCAGGCAGCAGTCACCACCAAGGATGATGCAGACATAGGATCCCGCTATGCTGACACGAAGCTCATCCTCCAGGAGGTGATGACGAGAATGGCCTAG
- the LOC124677661 gene encoding kinesin-like protein KIN-14N: MATRDRAARLGTPRLLKENDAQYGKRQRTAAPARPPLQNAPAPPPPPAEAPIEFAGRDDVDALLNEKMKGKNKMDYKGKSEQMIEYIKKLRACIKWLLDREDANLAEIGKLTGLIDAAEKHHTEAVAQLESKIQESVAIKEELQRQYASLEDNLKKVEAERMDLIRSYGHEKEARVAAESSRNEISEELNRVKLDQKRLNDQIKMLQDTNKRLQEYNTSLQQYNCNLQADATKNAETIAKLQKEKNTMVETMNGLKDHANSVKLQLDLAKSSQSEALRQKNDLLKEVDTLRCELQQVREDRDHKAAEISSLMSDLSAHKELTGKTSMEIENILTRCGALEETCSTQSERIRTLEIQLASANEKLKRSDLTTMETMTEYENQKRILEDLQLRLTEAEQKIVDGENLRKKLHNTILELKGNIRVFCRVRPLLSNESGAVSYPKTGENLGRGVELLHNTQAYSFAFDKVFDHSASQEDVFTEISQLVQSALDGYKVCIFAYGQTGSGKTHTMMGNPEIHDLKGLIPRSLEQIFQTSQCLISQGWKYKMQASMLEIYNETIRDLLATNRTSVQDGAASKYNIKHDANGNTQVSELTVVDVRSINEVSSLLKRAAQSRSVGKTQMNEESSRSHCVFTLRIFGVNEGTDQQVQGVLNLIDLAGSERLNKSGATGDRLKETQAINKSLSCLADVIFSIAKKDEHIPFRNSKLTYLLQPCLGGDSKTLMFVNLSPEASSTSESICSLRFAARVNSCEIGIPRRQTQVRSLSQG, encoded by the exons ATGGCCACGCGCGACCGCGCCGCCCGCCTGGGCACGCCCCGCCTCCTCAAGGAGAACGACGCCCAGTACGGCAAGCGCCAGCGCAccgccgcgcccgcgcgcccGCCGCTCCAGAacgcccccgcgccgccgccgccccccgcgGAGGCCCCCATCGAGTTCGCCGGCAGGGACGACGTCGACGCCCTACTCAACGAGAAGATGAAGGGAAAGAACAAGATGGACTACAAG GGCAAGAGCGAGCAGATGATCGAGTACATCAAGAAGCTGCGAGCTTGCATCAAGTGGCTACTCGACAGGGAGGATGCCAACCTCGCCGAAATCGGGAAGCTCACCGGTCTAATCGATGCCGCAGAGAAGCATCATACTGAAGCAG TGGCTCAGCTGGAAAGCAAAATCCAAGAATCCGTGGCCATAAAGGAGGAGCTTCAGAGACAGTATGCCTCTCTAGAGGACAACCTTAAGAAGGTGGAAGCTGAGAGAATG GATTTGATTCGGTCTTATGGACATGAAAAGGAGGCCAGGGTTGCTGCAGAGTCATCAAGAAATGAGATCTCGGAAGAACTTAACAGAGTTAAGTTGGATCAGAAACGCCTAAATGATCAG ATCAAGATGCTCCAAGATACAAACAAGAGGCTTCAGGAATACAACACTAGCTTGCAGCAATATAATTGCAATCTCCAAGCAGATGCAACAAAGAATGCTGAGACGATAGCAAAGCTGCAAAAGGAGAAGAATACTATGGTTGAAACGATGAATGGTTTGAAGGACCATGCCAACTCTGTAAAACTGCAGCTGGATTTAGCAAAG TCCTCGCAGAGTGAAGCTTTAAGGCAAAAGAATGATCTATTGAAGGAGGTTGATACTCTTAGATGTGAACTGCAGCAAGTAAGAGAGGACCGTGATCATAAAGCAGCTGAAATAAGTTCATTGATGAGTGACTTGAGCGCACACAAGGAACTAACAGGAAAGACGTCAATGGAAATTGAGAATATTCTGACTAGATGCGGAGCCCTCGAG GAAACTTGTTCAACTCAAAGTGAAAGGATAAGAACACTGGAAATTCAGCTCGCATCGGCTAATGAAAAGCTGAAG CGATCTGATTTGACAACAATGGAGACTATGACCGAGTATGAGAatcaaaagagaattttggaGGACCTGCAACTACGTCTTACGGAAGCTGAGCAAAAAATTGTGGATGGAGAGAATTTGCGCAAAAAGCTACATAACACTATACTT GAACTTAAAGGAAATATCCGCGTCTTCTGCCGAGTACGACCTTTATTGTCAAATGAGTCAGGAGCTGTTTCTTATCCAAAGACTGGAGAAAATCTAGGCCGTGGTGTCGAATTGCTGCATAACA CACAAGCATATTCATTTGCGTTTGATAAAGTGTTTGACCATTCGGCATCCCAAGAAGACGTATTCACTGAAATTTCTCAATTGGTTCAAAGTGCTCTTGATGGCTATAAG GTATGTATATTTGCTTATGGCCAAACCGGATCTGGAAAGACACACACAATGATGGGCAATCCCGAGATCCATGATCTGAAAGGGTTAATACCTAGATCGCTCGAACAAATTTTTCAAACAAGTCAATGTCTTATTTCGCAAGGTTGGAAATATAAGATGCAG GCTTCCATGTTGGAAATCTATAATGAGACTATACGTGACTTGTTAGCGACCAATCGCACATCTGTTCAAGATGGTGCTGCTTCAAAGTATAATATCAAACATGATGCCAATGGTAATACACAAGTGTCTGAGCTCACAGTTGTTGATGTACGGAGTATcaacgaagtttcttctttgctcaAACGGGCTGCCCAAAGCAG GTCTGTTGGAAAAACACAGATGAATGAGGAATCATCCAGAAGTCACTGTGTCTTTACACTTCGAATATTTGGTGTAAATGAG GGAACTGATCAACAAGTGCAAGGTGTTCTCAATCTAATTGATCTTGCCGGCAGTGAGCGGCTTAATAAAAGTGGCGCCACTGGGGATAGACTCAAGGAGACTCAG GCTATTAACAAGAGCTTGTCGTGCCTGGCTGATGTTATCTTCTCCATTGCTAAGAAGGATGAACACATTCCATTTAGAAACTCCAAATTAACGTATCTACTTCAG CCATGCTTGGGTGGAGACTCAAAGACACTAATGTTTGTGAATCTGTCCCCGGAAGCATCTTCCACGAGCGAGTCCATTTGCTCGCTTCGTTTTGCTGCCAGGGTAAACTCGTGCGAGATTGGCATCCCTCGCCGTCAGACCCAAGTGCGCAGCTTGTCACAAGGATAA
- the LOC124672370 gene encoding vegetative cell wall protein gp1-like: MTTFVHCFLFEDSARLYDVVKAGSIIRSGQIFRWQVHHKWNQDTYRDRPGSAAALFRSQQNQDRPLARSDVPATAHRHRGRERERGEAAMRCCYVGKATKIFFAVVAALAVVGLVAAFATVVHRANARRSDSGPGPACAARPGGCRPVPPEPVGEQPSLPSTAATATPPPPQQYPTFPAPETAFPQPLAPPLQPPPAPIASPSPATFPSPPPPDALVPPPAAIAPPSPEFASQPPPVALVPPPAFASQPPPVELVPPPPVVLSAPPPAAPAAPSPSAS; the protein is encoded by the exons ATGACGACGTTCGTGCACTGTTTCCTTTTTGAAGAT TCTGCAAGGCTCTACGATGTAGTCAAGGCAGGCAGCATCATCAGGTCAGGTCAGATATTCAGATGGCAGGTGCACCACAAATGGAACCAGGATACGTACCGCGACCGACCTGGCTCGGCAGCTGCACTGTTCCGCTCCCAGCAAAATCAGGACCGTCCTCTTGCTCGATCGGACG TGCCAGCCACCGCTCACCGTCACcggggaagagagagagagagaggagaagcaGCCATGCGGTGCTGCTACGTGGGGAAGGCCACCAAGATCTTCTTCGCCGTCGTGgccgcgctcgccgtcgtcggccTCGTCGCCGCCTTCGCCACCGTCGTCCACCGCGCCAACGCCCGCCGCTCCGACTCCGGCCCCGGCCCCGCCTGCGCCGCCCGCCCCGGCGGCTGCCGCCCGGTCCCGCCCGAGCCCGTCGGCGAGCAGCCGTCActgccctccaccgccgccaccgccaccccccCGCCGCCGCAGCAATATCCCACCTTTCCTGCCCCGGAGACCGCCTTCCCGCAGCCGCTGGCGCCCCCTCTgcagccgccgccggcaccaATTGCGTCACCCTCGCCGGCCACATTCCCGTCACCGCCGCCCCCGGACGCGCtggtgccgccgccggcagcaatCGCGCCACCCTCACCGGAATTCGCGTCACAGCCGCCTCCGGTCGCGCTGGTGCCGCCGCCGGCATTCGCGTCACAGCCGCCTCCGGTCGAGctggtgccgccgccgccggtggtgctGTCTGCTCCGCCACCGGCGGCCCCGGCGGCGCCGAGCCCGTCGGCGTCTTGA